A section of the Halichoerus grypus chromosome 11, mHalGry1.hap1.1, whole genome shotgun sequence genome encodes:
- the F2 gene encoding prothrombin — MAHIRGLWVPGCLALAVLCSLVHSQHVFLAPQQALSMLRRARRANSGFLEELRKGNLERECVEELCSYEEAFEALESSIATDVFWTKYIACESVRKPREKLIECLEGSCAEGLGMNYRGNVNFTRSGIECQLWRSRYPHRPDINSTTHPGADLQENFCRNPDGSTTGPWCYTTDPTVRREECSIPVCGGGGVTVQRTPRSRGPTVNLSPPSEQCLPERGRYYQGRQAVTALGSPCLGWASSQAKALSKDQDFNPAVPLVENFCRNPDGDEEGAWCYVSEEPGGFEYCDLDYCEEPVEEVGDGLVEDPDAPIEGRTGDEKFQPFFNEKTFGAGEADCGLRPLFEKRLVKDKTEHELLDSYIDGRIVEGWDAEIGLAPWQVMLFRKSPQELLCGASLISDRWVLTAAHCLLYPPWDKNFTENDLLVRIGKHSRTRYERSIEKISMLEKIYIHPRYNWRENLDRDIALLRLKKPITFSNYIHPVCLPDKETAIRLLRAGYKGRVTGWGNLKEMWMSNVAEVQPSVLQVVNLPIVERQVCKASTRIRITDNMFCAGFKPSEGKRGDACEGDSGGPFVMKSPFNNRWYQMGIVSWGEGCDRDGKYGFYTHVFRLKKWIQKVIDQSGS, encoded by the exons ATGGCGCACATCCGAGGCCTCTGGGTACCTGGCTGCCTGGCCCTAGCTGTCCTGTGTAGCCTTGTGCACAGCCAGCACG TGTTCCTGGCCCCTCAGCAAGCACTCTCCATGCTCCGGCGGGCCCGCCGCGCCAACAGCGGCTTTCTAGAGGAGCTTCGCAAGGGGAACCTGGAGCGAGAGTGCGTGGAGGAGCTGTGCAGCTACGAGGAGGCCTTTGAGGCCCTGGAGTCTTCCATTGCCACG GATGTGTTCTGGACCAAGTACATAG CTTGTGAGTCGGTGAGGAAGCCTCGAGAAAAGCTCATTGAATGTCTGGAAG GTAGCTGCGCTGAAGGTCTGGGCATGAACTACCGCGGGAACGTGAACTTCACCCGGTCAGGCATCGAGTGCCAGCTCTGGAGGAGTCGCTACCCACACAGGCCTGA CATCAACTCTACCACCCACCCTGGGGCCGACCTGCAGGAGAATTTCTGCCGTAACCCGGACGGCAGCACCACTGGGCCCTGGTGCTATACTACAGACCCCACCGTGCGGAGGGAGGAGTGCAGCATCCCTGTCTGCG GCGGGGGGGGCGTCACTGTGCAGCGGACCCCACGCTCCAGAGGCCCCACGGTGAATCTGTCACCTCCATCGGAGCAATGCCTCCCTGAGCGTGGCCGGTACTACCAGGGTCGCCAGGCGGTGACCGCCCTTGGGTCCCCCTGCCTGGGCTGGGCCAGCAGTCAGGCCAAGGCCCTGAGCAAGGACCAGGACTTCAACCCTGCCGTGCCGCTGGTGGAGAACTTCTGCCGCAACCCGGACGGGGACGAGGAGGGCGCGTGGTGTTACGTATCGGAGGAGCCCGGTGGCTTCGAGTACTGCGACCTGGACTACTGCG AGGAGCCGGTGGAGGAGGTGGGCGACGGGCTGGTCGAGGACCCGGACGCGCCCATCGAGGGACGCACCGGCGACGAGAAGTTCCAACCCTTCTTCAACGAGAAGACCTTTGGCGCCGGGGAGGCAG ACTGTGGGCTGCGGCCTCTGTTCGAGAAGAGGTTGGTGAAGGACAAAACGGAACACGAGCTTCTGGATTCCTACATCGACGGGCGCATCGTGGAGGGTTGGGACGCGGAGATTGGCCTCGCGCCCTG GCAGGTGATGCTATTCCGGAAGAGTCCCCAGGAGCTGCTGTGTGGGGCCAGCCTCATCAGTGACCGCTGGGTCCTCACGGCTGCCCACTGTCTTCTGTACCCACCTTGGGACAAGAACTTCACCGAGAATGACCTTCTGGTGCGCATTGGCAAGCACTCCCGCACCAG GTATGAGCGAAGCATTGAGAAGATCTCCATGCTGGAAAAGATCTACATCCACCCCAGGTACAACTGGAGGGAGAACTTGGACCGTGACATAGCCTTGCTGAGGCTCAAGAAGCCCATCACCTTCAGCAACTACATCCACCCTGTGTGCCTGCCTGACAAGGAAACCGCAATCAG ACTGCTCCGCGCCGGATACAAAGGGCGGGTGACTGGCTGGGGCAACTTGAAGGAGATGTGGATGTCCAACGTTGCCGAGGTGCAGCCCAGTGTCCTGCAGGTGGTGAACCTGCCCATTGTGGAGCGGCAGGTGTGCAAGGCCTCCACTCGGATCCGCATCACCGACAACATGTTTTGTGCTG GCTTCAAGCCCAGTGAAGGGAAACGAGGGGATGCCTGTGAAGGCGACAGTGGGGGGCCCTTTGTCATGAAG AGCCCCTTTAACAACCGCTGGTATCAAATGGGCATCGTGTCATGGGGTGAAGGCTGTGACAGGGATGGAAAATATGGCTTCTACACACACGTGTTCCGCCTGAAGAAGTGGATACAGAAGGTCATTGATCAGTCTGGAAGTTAG